From a single Sinomonas atrocyanea genomic region:
- a CDS encoding TOBE domain-containing protein has product MGLLRIADAARLTGVSDDTVRRWVDSGTLTAHKDESGRAAVDGAELAAHARAIAAAPSDPSGVGRSARNQFVGLVTAVTVDTVMAQVELQCGPHRVVSLMSSEAVRELGLEPGSVATAVVKATTVIVETPGGRAL; this is encoded by the coding sequence ATGGGACTGCTACGCATTGCCGACGCCGCCCGGCTCACCGGCGTCTCTGACGACACCGTGCGCCGCTGGGTCGACTCCGGCACACTGACGGCCCACAAGGACGAGTCCGGCCGGGCGGCGGTGGACGGCGCCGAGCTCGCCGCGCACGCCCGGGCCATCGCGGCCGCCCCATCGGACCCCTCGGGGGTGGGGCGCTCGGCCCGGAACCAGTTCGTCGGCCTCGTGACCGCCGTGACGGTGGACACGGTCATGGCCCAGGTGGAGCTGCAGTGCGGACCCCACCGCGTCGTCTCGCTCATGAGCTCGGAGGCCGTGCGGGAGCTCGGGCTCGAGCCCGGGTCCGTGGCCACCGCGGTGGTGAAGGCCACGACCGTGATCGTCGAGACCCCGGGCGGGAGGGCCCTGTGA